In Methanosarcina siciliae T4/M, one genomic interval encodes:
- a CDS encoding GNAT family N-acetyltransferase, translated as MDSQKDKDVTIRTQKPGDAGYIAYRHCVLYEKEYGLGGSFEHYVLDSLAKYIEHRSAGEIWVAEYNGQIVGSIGIVGTDKSTAQLRWFLIEPEFRGIGLGRQLMARAVDYCKQKKFSRCSYGQYRV; from the coding sequence ATGGATAGTCAGAAGGACAAAGACGTTACGATACGCACGCAAAAACCAGGTGATGCTGGGTATATAGCTTATAGACATTGTGTCCTTTACGAAAAAGAATATGGACTTGGCGGAAGTTTTGAGCATTACGTGTTAGATAGCTTAGCAAAATATATTGAGCACCGGTCTGCGGGGGAAATCTGGGTCGCAGAGTATAATGGCCAGATTGTTGGTTCTATAGGAATTGTCGGTACGGACAAAAGTACGGCACAGCTCAGGTGGTTTTTAATAGAGCCAGAATTTCGCGGAATAGGTTTGGGCAGACAGCTGATGGCCAGAGCAGTCGACTACTGTAAGCAAAAAAAGTTCAGTCGATGTTCTTATGGACAATACAGAGTTTGA
- a CDS encoding leucine-rich repeat protein, protein MNKHTLKIFLICVTLLLVAATQPVLGYDWSTFQNDNYNSGITDKAGPISNNGSYAFAVFTKSSGMSGIDTTPVVAGDVVYTAAQGKAFAFNKTTGDEIWNTSLAGGFVLATPVIADGKIFIGTNNGVIAAYDISNGTEAWINSTGLGGEKAQVNTPIVYDSGNIYFGTWFSSGDPGSYYCVNATDGSFVWERACTSNAGYYWAGACVVGDYLVYGGDDGNLVSVNKHTGTTVEDVGTVTIFSSGTGNIRSSMSYDQSTGRLYFASGSKCYYVGFDSSNGTFVKSVKGTGSMSGDSTSTPAVYNDRVYVGCGGSLYCLDADSLQIIWSYTVGAKVQSSPAISTYYDDGDGEIYIYFTTNDHSSGMYCLKDMPGNTEAILQFEFFPPSSMKQYSLQGAAISDGMVYYGNDAGYLFALDDPDICFTANTTYGSVPLTVQFTDLSAETTEWQWDFDNDGNVDSTEQNPVYTYSAAGNYSVRLTINKSTGSVQELKTDYITVVEAKPLEDYLTYTSDGSSITITGYTGPAGDLVIPDEIDGLPVTKIAERVFQGTPLTSVVIPDSVTNIGLYQFQNCEDLISIYTGGVPSISTNNIRNCPSLETITVGHRLSSITSYSIRDCPSLEAMVFEAEGDAPSASGNWNYNCPNLVVYYCENATGFTTPKWGGKPCYPIGSPTADFSTDGIFGSAPFTVKFTYTGVGANTLNWYFDGDATVDSNARNPGYTYDTPGTYSATLYVSNPWGSDSELKTNYITVVEARTDGWAYTSDGTSVTVTGYSGPDSDVTIPAEIDGLPVTTIGTSACKALTNLTSVTIPDSVNTIDASAFYGCINLTSVTIPDSVNTIGSSAFYGCTGMDSLTIGNGVTTIGSSALYGCTGLTSVTIPNSVTTIDDSAFYGCTNLTVMMFNGNAPTTVGSNWASGTNLVAYYSEGATNFTTPEWNEVPCYPALAAVTAEFTSNIVYGSAPLTVQFTYTGVGANALVWDFDNNGTVDSTARNPGYTYDAPGTYSVSLNVSNPWGSDSEVKTDYITIAETVDNFTYTSDGTSVTITGYTGSGGDVVIPGTIGGLPVTTIASSAFKSNTALTSVIIPDSVTTIGGSAFYGCTSLTSVTIGNNVTTIDTYAFYGCTALTSVVIPDSVTSIGERAFYGCSALSSATIGNGVTSIGKYMFYQCTNLASATIGNNVTTIGDSAFRYCTALTSVTIPDSVTSIGSYAFQDCGLTSLTIPNSVISIGDYTFRDTGLISADIPDSVTSIGSGAFRGCTALTSVTIPDSVTSIDGSVFRDCTALTSVTIPDSITEIGKYAFRDCTTLTSVTVGNNVTTIGDYAFRDCTALTSVMFTGNAPSSVSSSWASGSTSLTAYYYEGATGFTTPTWNGVACYPLTTAAPVADFEADVTSGIGPLIVKFADRSTGSPTAWAWDFDNDGTIDSTEQTPEYTYISPGNYTVTLTVNNTEGSDAVIKEDYITVLEVPTSSSADEDTWYQFRKTAEHTGYTTSDAPDTNTLLWKSARLTDEFTLVPSSSVAVADGKVFANAIIGPVDEEGTPGEGTIGQLVAFSMYDGHKYWNTTIAVPEWGSWSSPAYDNGFVFTSTGANTTCINATTGAIEWAFTNPSGRASCNGGPVIAEGKVLCSDWDGLHYYCLDETTGTEMWNYTVDGSDSYTQGTPAVSNGTIILTSWNDIYCLDMDGNLLWTKPNPSSSGSICGSPSIEGDMFYLTTYDFGSDYKPALFAFDFENGTEIWNATIQRTDSTPAIADGYLYVCGGCTGYSESQTYCFDALNGTLIWSTPKEDQGIGDWTCSIAVADGKVFVGKSAGSSFGHAGLYALDAATGTEIWHSDSAGDSPAIADDTVFSIGRDQEGVAYLYAFKDEESGMPVADFSADITSGVTPLTINFTDQSTGTPTSWFWEFGDGGNSTEQNPSHTYNAAGNYTVNLTVENAAGTDFELKTDYIEISEASGSTVNLYFDPESSSVAENESTKINLVASNFPAGLSGYNLTVALDDPNVAEIVDIEYPTWALITENSTLPGTSIYMKTVDLEDAVKADSADVVLATLTVSGKEKGSANLSIGVKRLEEDSGDSIEPALLAGKIEVTLLSPLPDQEYTPKDLDGDGLYEDLTGNGEFSFVDIVAYFHNMDWIEANMQVEYFDFNGNGRIDFDDVVDMFGMI, encoded by the coding sequence ATGAACAAACATACACTGAAAATATTTCTGATTTGTGTAACATTGCTCCTGGTGGCGGCTACTCAGCCGGTACTGGGTTATGACTGGTCCACGTTCCAGAATGACAATTACAACTCCGGAATAACCGATAAGGCTGGCCCGATAAGCAATAACGGCAGTTATGCCTTCGCCGTCTTTACCAAATCCAGTGGGATGAGCGGGATCGATACAACGCCGGTGGTCGCCGGTGATGTCGTTTACACTGCCGCCCAGGGCAAAGCTTTTGCCTTCAACAAGACCACAGGGGATGAAATATGGAATACATCTCTAGCTGGAGGGTTCGTTCTGGCCACGCCTGTGATCGCCGACGGCAAGATCTTCATCGGCACCAATAACGGCGTCATCGCCGCATACGACATCTCCAACGGCACAGAGGCCTGGATCAACTCCACCGGGCTGGGCGGCGAGAAGGCGCAGGTGAACACACCTATAGTCTACGACTCCGGTAACATCTACTTCGGAACCTGGTTTTCCTCCGGCGATCCCGGCTCATACTACTGCGTGAATGCCACTGACGGCTCGTTCGTATGGGAGCGGGCCTGCACCAGCAACGCGGGCTACTACTGGGCCGGCGCTTGCGTGGTAGGCGACTATCTCGTATACGGTGGCGATGACGGCAACCTGGTCTCTGTCAACAAGCACACCGGGACGACCGTGGAAGATGTGGGCACCGTCACCATCTTCAGCTCCGGAACAGGCAATATCCGTTCCTCCATGAGCTATGACCAATCAACCGGGAGGCTGTACTTCGCTTCCGGATCCAAATGCTACTATGTAGGGTTCGACTCCAGCAACGGCACATTCGTGAAGAGCGTGAAGGGCACAGGGTCGATGTCGGGTGACTCCACCTCCACCCCGGCCGTGTACAATGACCGTGTGTATGTGGGCTGCGGTGGTTCCCTGTACTGTCTTGACGCCGATTCCCTGCAAATAATCTGGTCATATACCGTAGGCGCCAAGGTGCAATCATCTCCTGCCATCTCGACCTACTATGATGATGGCGACGGGGAGATTTACATCTATTTCACAACAAACGATCACTCCAGCGGTATGTACTGTCTAAAGGACATGCCGGGAAACACCGAAGCCATTTTGCAGTTCGAGTTCTTCCCGCCCAGCAGTATGAAGCAGTATAGCCTGCAGGGTGCGGCGATCTCCGACGGCATGGTCTACTACGGCAATGATGCGGGTTACCTGTTCGCTCTTGATGATCCGGATATATGCTTTACTGCCAACACTACCTACGGCTCCGTGCCGCTGACGGTGCAGTTCACCGATCTAAGTGCAGAGACGACCGAATGGCAGTGGGACTTTGACAATGACGGAAATGTGGACAGCACGGAGCAGAACCCTGTATATACATACAGTGCGGCAGGTAACTACTCCGTCAGACTGACGATCAACAAGTCGACAGGCAGCGTTCAGGAACTCAAGACCGACTACATCACCGTGGTCGAAGCGAAGCCTCTGGAAGATTATTTGACATATACCAGCGATGGCAGTTCGATAACAATCACCGGCTACACCGGCCCTGCCGGCGATCTGGTCATACCGGATGAGATCGATGGTCTTCCTGTCACAAAAATAGCCGAGAGGGTGTTTCAAGGAACACCCTTGACCTCGGTGGTCATTCCTGACAGCGTCACCAACATTGGACTCTACCAGTTCCAGAACTGCGAGGACCTTATCTCGATCTACACGGGCGGAGTACCATCTATTTCAACGAACAATATCCGGAACTGCCCATCCCTAGAAACGATAACTGTTGGCCATAGGCTTTCTTCTATTACCAGCTACTCGATCCGTGACTGCCCATCCCTGGAGGCCATGGTGTTTGAGGCCGAGGGCGACGCACCGAGTGCCAGTGGCAACTGGAACTATAATTGTCCCAATCTGGTGGTGTACTACTGTGAGAACGCTACCGGCTTCACCACACCGAAGTGGGGTGGCAAGCCGTGTTATCCAATAGGTTCTCCGACCGCTGACTTTTCGACCGACGGCATTTTCGGCAGCGCACCGTTCACGGTAAAGTTCACCTATACAGGTGTGGGAGCAAACACGCTGAACTGGTACTTCGACGGCGACGCTACTGTGGACAGCAATGCGAGGAACCCCGGTTACACCTATGATACGCCGGGTACCTACTCGGCCACGCTGTATGTCAGCAACCCATGGGGCAGCGACAGTGAGCTCAAGACAAACTATATTACAGTGGTCGAGGCCCGCACTGACGGTTGGGCTTACACCAGCGACGGCACATCGGTGACCGTAACCGGCTACTCCGGACCGGACAGCGACGTGACCATACCCGCTGAGATCGATGGCCTGCCGGTGACCACTATCGGTACCAGCGCGTGCAAGGCCCTCACCAACCTGACCTCGGTGACCATACCGGACAGCGTCAACACTATCGACGCCAGTGCGTTCTACGGCTGCATCAACCTGACCTCCGTGACTATACCGGACAGCGTCAACACTATCGGCTCCAGTGCGTTCTACGGCTGCACAGGTATGGATTCCCTCACCATTGGCAATGGCGTCACCACCATCGGCTCCAGTGCTTTATACGGCTGCACCGGCCTGACCTCGGTGACCATACCGAACAGCGTCACCACCATCGACGACAGTGCATTCTACGGCTGCACCAACCTTACTGTCATGATGTTCAACGGCAATGCGCCGACGACAGTTGGCAGTAACTGGGCATCGGGAACCAACCTGGTGGCATATTACTCCGAAGGCGCTACTAACTTCACAACCCCTGAGTGGAACGAAGTCCCGTGCTACCCAGCACTCGCCGCCGTGACCGCCGAATTCACCTCGAACATCGTATATGGCAGCGCACCGCTCACGGTACAGTTCACCTATACGGGCGTGGGAGCGAATGCGCTTGTCTGGGACTTCGACAACAACGGCACTGTGGATAGCACGGCGAGAAACCCCGGTTACACCTATGATGCGCCGGGTACCTACTCGGTCAGTCTGAATGTCAGCAACCCCTGGGGCAGTGACAGTGAGGTAAAGACCGACTACATAACCATAGCCGAAACGGTCGATAACTTTACCTATACCTCCGACGGCACTTCGGTAACCATAACAGGTTACACCGGTTCGGGCGGCGATGTCGTCATACCGGGCACGATCGGGGGCCTGCCTGTCACTACTATCGCCTCCAGTGCGTTCAAGAGCAACACCGCCCTGACGTCGGTGATCATTCCTGACAGTGTCACCACCATCGGAGGCAGTGCTTTCTACGGCTGCACCTCCCTGACGTCGGTGACCATCGGAAACAATGTCACCACCATCGACACCTATGCGTTCTACGGTTGCACCGCTCTGACCTCGGTGGTAATTCCTGACAGTGTTACCAGCATCGGTGAGCGTGCGTTCTACGGCTGCAGCGCCCTGTCTTCGGCGACCATCGGCAACGGGGTCACCAGCATCGGCAAGTATATGTTCTACCAATGCACCAACCTGGCCTCGGCGACCATCGGAAACAATGTCACCACCATCGGTGACAGTGCGTTCCGTTACTGCACCGCCCTGACGTCGGTGACTATACCGGACAGCGTTACCAGCATCGGCAGTTATGCGTTCCAGGACTGCGGCCTGACCTCATTGACCATACCGAACAGCGTTATCAGCATCGGCGATTATACGTTCCGTGACACCGGCCTGATCTCGGCGGACATACCGGACAGCGTTACCAGCATCGGCAGCGGTGCGTTCCGCGGCTGCACCGCCCTGACCTCGGTGACCATACCGGACAGCGTCACCAGCATCGACGGCAGTGTATTCCGTGACTGCACCGCCCTGACTTCGGTGACTATACCGGACAGCATCACCGAAATCGGCAAGTATGCGTTCCGCGACTGCACCACCCTGACCTCGGTGACCGTAGGAAACAATGTCACCACCATCGGCGACTATGCGTTCCGTGACTGTACCGCCCTGACCTCAGTGATGTTCACGGGTAATGCTCCTTCTTCGGTGAGCAGTAGCTGGGCATCTGGAAGCACTTCCCTGACGGCGTACTACTACGAAGGCGCTACCGGCTTCACCACGCCGACGTGGAACGGCGTCGCCTGTTACCCGCTGACAACGGCGGCCCCAGTGGCGGACTTCGAGGCCGACGTGACATCAGGAATCGGACCTCTGATTGTGAAGTTCGCCGACCGGTCCACAGGTTCACCTACTGCCTGGGCATGGGACTTTGACAACGACGGAACCATCGACTCCACGGAGCAGACCCCTGAATACACCTACATCAGTCCAGGCAATTACACCGTCACCCTCACCGTAAACAATACCGAGGGCAGCGACGCCGTAATCAAAGAAGACTACATCACCGTACTTGAAGTCCCGACTTCTTCCTCGGCAGATGAAGACACCTGGTACCAGTTCAGGAAGACTGCCGAACACACCGGGTACACCACCTCGGATGCACCCGACACCAACACCCTCCTCTGGAAAAGCGCCAGACTCACCGACGAATTCACCCTCGTGCCCTCCTCTTCTGTCGCCGTAGCAGACGGCAAAGTCTTTGCCAATGCCATCATCGGCCCGGTAGACGAAGAAGGTACTCCGGGAGAAGGTACCATCGGCCAACTCGTTGCTTTCAGCATGTACGACGGCCACAAATACTGGAACACCACCATTGCGGTACCCGAATGGGGTTCCTGGTCTTCTCCCGCCTATGACAATGGTTTTGTCTTCACCTCCACGGGTGCGAACACCACCTGTATCAATGCGACCACAGGTGCCATCGAATGGGCATTCACAAATCCATCAGGCCGTGCTTCCTGCAATGGCGGTCCGGTAATTGCAGAGGGTAAAGTCCTGTGCAGTGACTGGGACGGCCTGCACTACTACTGCCTGGACGAAACCACAGGTACCGAAATGTGGAACTATACGGTTGACGGCAGTGACAGCTACACCCAGGGAACCCCGGCTGTCAGCAACGGGACGATAATCCTCACAAGCTGGAATGACATCTACTGCCTCGACATGGACGGAAACCTTCTATGGACTAAACCCAACCCTTCGTCTTCTGGAAGCATTTGTGGTTCTCCGTCGATTGAAGGGGACATGTTCTACTTGACAACATATGATTTTGGCAGTGACTACAAACCTGCCCTATTTGCCTTTGACTTCGAAAACGGCACTGAGATCTGGAATGCTACCATCCAGAGAACCGATTCCACCCCTGCCATTGCAGACGGCTATCTATACGTATGCGGTGGATGTACCGGTTATTCTGAAAGCCAGACATACTGCTTTGACGCCTTGAACGGCACTCTCATCTGGAGTACCCCTAAAGAAGATCAGGGAATAGGAGACTGGACCTGTTCTATTGCAGTTGCTGACGGTAAAGTCTTTGTTGGGAAGTCCGCAGGTTCTTCCTTCGGTCATGCAGGTCTCTATGCCCTGGATGCTGCGACCGGCACAGAAATCTGGCATTCAGATTCTGCGGGTGATTCGCCTGCAATAGCAGATGATACGGTATTTTCGATAGGGCGTGACCAGGAAGGTGTGGCATATTTGTATGCTTTCAAAGATGAAGAATCGGGTATGCCTGTTGCAGACTTTTCCGCAGATATCACTTCCGGTGTCACTCCGCTTACGATTAACTTTACCGACCAGTCCACAGGCACACCTACCTCGTGGTTCTGGGAATTCGGGGATGGAGGAAACTCTACCGAGCAGAACCCCTCGCATACATATAATGCAGCCGGAAATTACACCGTCAACCTGACTGTAGAAAATGCTGCCGGGACGGACTTCGAGTTAAAAACGGATTACATCGAAATTTCCGAAGCTTCCGGATCAACCGTTAATCTCTATTTCGACCCTGAAAGTTCCTCAGTTGCAGAAAACGAATCCACTAAAATAAATCTCGTTGCAAGCAACTTCCCTGCAGGTCTTTCAGGCTACAACCTGACCGTTGCTCTCGACGACCCGAATGTTGCCGAAATAGTTGATATCGAGTACCCGACATGGGCTCTGATTACTGAGAACTCTACCCTGCCAGGGACTTCTATCTACATGAAGACTGTTGACCTGGAAGATGCCGTTAAGGCAGATTCAGCAGACGTTGTGCTTGCTACTCTCACGGTTTCTGGAAAGGAGAAAGGATCTGCAAACCTTTCGATAGGGGTTAAACGTCTGGAGGAAGATTCCGGAGACTCTATCGAACCAGCTCTCCTGGCAGGAAAAATTGAGGTGACCCTTCTCTCTCCCTTGCCTGATCAGGAATATACCCCTAAAGATCTCGACGGAGACGGACTCTATGAAGACCTTACAGGAAACGGGGAGTTCAGTTTCGTGGATATAGTGGCGTACTTCCACAACATGGACTGGATAGAGGCAAACATGCAGGTGGAGTACTTCGACTTTAACGGAAACGGAAGGATAGACTTTGATGATGTTGTGGACATGTTTGGAATGATATAA
- a CDS encoding PKD domain-containing protein gives MNLNVKIKFIPVILLFLSILLLSSTTMASNNTDTWNQFHKDVAHTGFSPGEAPDTGKLLWVSDPIWAIPSSSPVIAEGKVFVKCGVDQVNSMSTTPEELRIVTIDEYTGNIISSDEIGPVTPCWSSLCYDNGKIWYGRADALNGGPMVADGKVFDSDGESHHYYCTDAETEEELWNFTVTGVAIGTPAYYEGKVYLTSGPLFSSPGHVYCVNAENGDELWNQTLPYEAGGSPAVSEGVVYATTYDGNLYALDAEDGSILWSETVPSTDVSSTPAIAYGNVYISGGCPGISTIETYCFNATTHEMVWNTSAEDKIGGWTASVAVADGMIFVGKYAEDDYFGYAGTYALDAYTGDVVWSYPSGGASPAISDGILFTIGADGRVYAFTDPEELYFEPQEAVFSDIGSVESLNLYLDQAPAGLAGYKLNLSISDPSVARITGVEFPSWSGVNNSSSLPADSVQIGAVDLTEKINAGDSDVFLGTVTVESLASGEANLTVSVDRLDDDSENTISVTVREAKLTVENSDNPIVSILPAESTLSSGESQVFEIRADKFPDGLSGYDFNLTLENPAVGNFTDVEYPSWVGLSENSSMPNTSIKVKAVDTTDVVKAGDENVLLASATFVAETPGESEISLTFNRLDDDPGSNINAVTEASSVKVQGSSTLPVANFTATPTSGDSPLTVQFTDESAGSPTAWAWDFDSDGNVDSTEQNPGHTYSDAGSYTVNLTVTNEDGSDSELKTDYITVSESSTPVEPVAAFTADVTNGTVPLTVNFTDKSTESPTSWAWDFDNDGSIDSTEQNPSYTYTSAGTYTVNLTVANAEGNDSEVKTDYITASESSTPTEPVAAFNADVTNGTVPLTVNFTDQSTGTPTSWAWDFDNDGSIDSTEQNPSYTYTAEGNYTVNLTVSSAAGGDSEVKAEYITVTDSSTTPEDRPDLIVSSIIPPSGITANTSCNIGATISNTGESDAGAFNATLSVNGEVVDTSTVSGIGSGSSANVNFSWKPVAAGYYSVKVSADAEDAIDESDETNNELEDCIKVEEASSGSQNGSSSVSLNVTIVPVISLEVSPSALDFGELYPGKTSELQYLTLKNRGSCDVNVTAVVCDSSDGDSLFSQGLLLDSQLWNNYWKVVGGDSQENTSVVLKVPADYAGSGNKKGTITFWAEAAE, from the coding sequence ATGAATCTGAATGTAAAAATAAAATTTATTCCGGTTATTTTGCTTTTTCTGTCCATTTTATTACTTTCCTCAACAACCATGGCTTCCAACAATACCGATACCTGGAACCAGTTCCATAAAGACGTTGCACACACCGGTTTCTCCCCGGGTGAAGCTCCTGATACTGGAAAACTGCTCTGGGTAAGTGACCCTATCTGGGCAATTCCCAGCTCTTCGCCTGTTATTGCTGAGGGGAAAGTCTTTGTCAAGTGCGGAGTAGACCAAGTCAACTCGATGTCAACAACTCCCGAGGAATTGAGGATAGTGACCATTGATGAATATACGGGAAATATAATTTCTTCCGATGAAATAGGTCCGGTTACACCCTGTTGGTCTTCTCTTTGCTATGACAACGGAAAGATATGGTATGGACGGGCGGATGCTCTCAACGGTGGGCCAATGGTTGCAGATGGGAAAGTATTCGATAGTGATGGCGAATCTCACCATTATTACTGTACGGATGCCGAAACCGAAGAGGAACTCTGGAACTTTACAGTTACCGGTGTTGCCATTGGCACACCAGCTTATTACGAAGGAAAGGTTTACCTGACAAGCGGACCACTCTTTAGTTCTCCGGGTCACGTTTACTGCGTCAATGCGGAGAATGGGGACGAGCTCTGGAACCAGACGCTCCCTTATGAGGCAGGCGGGTCTCCTGCAGTTTCTGAGGGAGTTGTCTATGCAACCACTTACGACGGAAATCTTTACGCACTGGACGCCGAAGACGGTTCAATCCTCTGGAGTGAAACCGTTCCAAGCACCGATGTTTCTTCCACCCCGGCTATTGCTTACGGTAACGTCTACATATCAGGTGGATGCCCCGGAATTAGCACAATTGAAACCTACTGTTTCAACGCAACAACCCATGAAATGGTCTGGAATACCTCTGCCGAAGATAAGATAGGGGGCTGGACTGCGTCAGTTGCTGTTGCAGACGGCATGATCTTTGTAGGAAAATACGCCGAAGATGATTACTTCGGATACGCTGGCACATATGCTCTCGATGCTTATACAGGGGATGTAGTCTGGAGTTATCCCTCTGGGGGCGCTTCACCTGCAATTTCCGACGGGATACTCTTCACAATTGGAGCTGACGGAAGGGTCTATGCTTTTACCGACCCTGAAGAACTCTATTTTGAACCCCAGGAAGCTGTCTTTTCAGATATTGGCTCCGTAGAAAGTCTGAACCTTTATCTTGATCAAGCGCCTGCCGGGCTTGCGGGATACAAACTTAATCTTAGTATAAGCGATCCTTCAGTTGCCCGGATAACGGGAGTGGAGTTCCCTTCCTGGTCAGGCGTGAATAATAGTTCAAGTCTTCCGGCAGATTCGGTCCAGATCGGAGCTGTTGATCTGACAGAAAAGATAAATGCTGGGGACTCAGATGTCTTTTTAGGTACGGTAACCGTAGAATCCCTTGCTTCCGGGGAAGCAAATCTCACCGTATCCGTTGACCGGTTAGATGATGATTCCGAAAATACGATCTCTGTCACCGTCCGGGAAGCAAAACTGACTGTGGAGAACTCAGACAACCCGATTGTTTCGATTCTTCCGGCGGAATCTACTCTTTCTTCGGGCGAATCCCAGGTCTTCGAGATCAGGGCGGATAAATTCCCAGACGGTCTTTCTGGCTATGACTTTAACCTTACCCTCGAGAATCCGGCTGTTGGAAATTTCACGGATGTGGAGTATCCTTCCTGGGTTGGCCTTTCAGAAAACTCCAGTATGCCCAATACTTCGATAAAAGTAAAAGCGGTGGATACTACTGACGTTGTTAAGGCTGGTGATGAAAACGTTCTCCTGGCAAGTGCCACCTTTGTGGCCGAAACTCCGGGAGAAAGTGAAATATCTCTTACTTTCAACCGTCTGGATGACGATCCAGGCAGTAACATAAATGCCGTCACTGAAGCATCAAGTGTTAAAGTCCAGGGTTCTTCAACTCTGCCTGTCGCCAACTTCACTGCGACTCCCACTTCCGGAGATTCCCCCCTGACTGTCCAGTTCACTGATGAGTCTGCCGGCTCGCCTACTGCCTGGGCATGGGACTTTGATTCCGACGGAAACGTGGACTCCACAGAGCAGAACCCTGGCCATACTTATTCCGATGCAGGTAGCTATACCGTAAACCTAACAGTCACGAATGAAGATGGAAGCGATTCCGAGCTGAAGACTGACTACATCACTGTATCCGAATCATCTACGCCTGTAGAACCTGTTGCCGCTTTCACTGCGGATGTAACTAATGGCACTGTACCACTCACTGTCAACTTTACTGACAAGTCTACTGAATCGCCTACTTCATGGGCCTGGGACTTTGATAATGACGGTTCGATTGACAGTACTGAACAGAACCCCTCCTATACCTATACTTCAGCCGGTACTTACACTGTCAACCTCACGGTTGCCAATGCAGAGGGAAACGATTCAGAGGTGAAGACTGACTATATTACTGCATCCGAATCTTCTACACCTACAGAACCCGTTGCTGCTTTCAATGCTGACGTAACTAATGGCACTGTACCTCTCACTGTCAACTTCACGGACCAGTCTACAGGTACGCCTACTTCATGGGCCTGGGACTTTGATAATGACGGTTCGATTGACAGTACTGAACAGAACCCTAGCTACACTTACACTGCCGAAGGAAATTATACTGTCAACCTAACAGTATCCAGTGCAGCGGGAGGTGACTCGGAAGTAAAGGCCGAATATATCACGGTAACCGACTCGTCGACTACACCAGAGGACCGGCCTGATCTCATTGTTTCATCCATCATCCCGCCGTCCGGTATTACTGCAAATACCTCATGCAACATCGGCGCCACCATCAGCAACACGGGCGAAAGTGATGCCGGAGCCTTTAACGCGACCCTTTCCGTAAACGGCGAGGTTGTGGATACCAGCACCGTATCAGGGATTGGATCGGGTAGTAGCGCTAATGTTAATTTCTCATGGAAGCCAGTTGCTGCCGGGTATTACAGCGTTAAGGTAAGTGCAGATGCGGAGGATGCAATAGACGAATCGGACGAGACAAACAATGAGCTTGAGGATTGTATCAAGGTTGAGGAGGCTTCTTCTGGAAGCCAGAACGGTTCCTCAAGTGTGTCCCTGAATGTAACCATTGTCCCGGTGATTTCCCTTGAGGTCTCCCCTTCAGCCCTGGATTTCGGGGAACTGTACCCTGGAAAAACCAGTGAGCTCCAGTACCTAACTCTCAAAAACAGAGGAAGCTGCGACGTAAATGTTACAGCCGTAGTCTGCGACTCTTCTGATGGAGATTCGCTTTTCAGCCAGGGCTTGCTGCTGGACTCTCAGCTATGGAATAATTACTGGAAAGTAGTAGGAGGGGACAGTCAGGAAAACACTTCAGTGGTTCTAAAGGTCCCGGCTGATTATGCCGGTTCAGGGAACAAAAAAGGGACAATAACCTTCTGGGCGGAAGCAGCCGAATAA